One genomic segment of Streptococcus salivarius includes these proteins:
- a CDS encoding ABC transporter ATP-binding protein translates to MTNITFSQVQKSFHKKLVLDIPDFQADSGEIFSIVGGNGAGKSTFIKLLAGIFLQDKGEVRVYGVSNRSKKIHSLVKFVLESGQGLYSYLTAMENLQYFLGLNGIALSHIKAEVDILCDQLAFTPYKDTLVSELSQGNRQKLTLILALVQKPKVLCLDEPTNGLDLLAKKQLMTLLQDYARYHQASIFITSHDASFIEKVSTRVVVIQEGRLYREGTFEEIFGNVHQHEVYHLLLAKSAESVLRQSFPELDYKVLDDGISVETRNPDLYRLLLEETEVLQFTRESASLEDLLYEVLK, encoded by the coding sequence ATGACTAACATAACATTTTCACAAGTTCAAAAGAGTTTTCACAAGAAGTTGGTGTTAGACATTCCTGATTTTCAAGCGGATTCAGGTGAAATCTTCTCCATCGTTGGTGGCAATGGTGCCGGTAAATCGACTTTTATCAAGCTCTTGGCAGGGATTTTTTTGCAGGATAAGGGCGAGGTTCGTGTCTATGGCGTTTCTAATCGCTCCAAGAAAATCCACTCGCTGGTCAAGTTTGTCTTGGAGAGCGGGCAGGGGTTGTACAGTTATTTGACAGCTATGGAAAATCTCCAATATTTTCTAGGCTTGAATGGGATTGCCTTGTCTCATATCAAGGCAGAGGTGGATATCTTGTGTGACCAGCTGGCGTTTACCCCTTATAAGGACACGCTGGTTTCAGAACTGTCCCAGGGCAACCGTCAGAAATTGACCTTAATCTTAGCTTTAGTACAGAAACCGAAAGTACTCTGTTTGGATGAGCCGACTAATGGGCTAGATTTGCTGGCAAAAAAACAGCTGATGACTCTTTTGCAGGATTATGCTCGTTATCATCAAGCAAGTATTTTCATCACCAGTCATGACGCTAGTTTTATCGAGAAGGTCAGCACTCGGGTGGTGGTAATTCAGGAGGGGCGGCTTTATCGTGAAGGAACCTTTGAGGAGATTTTTGGTAATGTCCACCAGCATGAAGTCTATCACTTGCTTCTAGCTAAGAGTGCAGAAAGTGTACTGAGGCAAAGCTTTCCTGAGCTGGACTACAAGGTGCTTGATGATGGGATTTCGGTAGAGACCAGAAATCCAGACCTTTATCGGCTATTGCTAGAAGAAACGGAAGTCTTGCAGTTCACCCGAGAATCTGCCTCTTTGGAAGATTTGCTGTATGAGGTGCTCAAATGA